From a single Carassius carassius chromosome 8, fCarCar2.1, whole genome shotgun sequence genomic region:
- the klhl7 gene encoding kelch-like protein 7: MMNMASTSSEKISGGPKKKSEKKIASKEEYRLLSNIMGVMNNLRKQGILCDVILVVQGKHILAHRVVLAAASHFFNLMFTSSMMEATNHEVELGGAEPEIIELLVEFVYTARISVNSNNVQSLLNAANQYQIEPVKKMCVDFLKEQVDPTNCLGISALAECLNCPELKVAADDFIHQHFTDVYKMDEFLQLDVKQVTHLLQQDTLTVRAEDQIYDAAVRWLKYDVLNRQQYMVDILGKVRFPLVSKNFLSKTVQAEPLIQDNPECLKMVICGMRYHLLSPEDREELGESSRPRRKKHDYRIALFGGSQPQSCRYFNPKDYSWTDIRCPFEKRRDAACVFWDNVVYILGGSQLFPIKRMDCYNVVKDSWYSKLGPPNPRDSLAACASKGKIYTSGGSEVGSSALNLFECYDTRSETWQTKPNMLMPRCSHGSVEASGLIYVCGGSLGNNVSGRVLNDCEVYDPNTEEWRALCGMREARKNHGLVVVNSRIYAVGGQNTLGGLDSVEYYEMGSNEWKMASPMPWRGVTVKCAAVGSVIYVLAGFQGVGRLGHIMEYYTETDKWVVSSKVRAFPVTSCLICLVDTCGANEEDMNSASSSSSSSSLVDGRI; the protein is encoded by the exons ATGATGAACATGGCCTCCACATCGAGCGAGAAGATATCAGGAGGACCCAAAAAGAAAAGCGAGAAGAAGATTGCGTCCAAAGAGGAGTACAGGTTATTGTCCAACATCATGGGAGTGATGAATAACTTGAGGAAACAG GGAATCCTGTGTGACGTGATTCTGGTGGTGCAGGGGAAGCACATCCTGGCACACAGAGTGGTGCTGGCCGCCGCGAGCCACTTCTTCAACCTCATGTTCACAT CGAGTATGATGGAGGCCACCAATCACGAGGTGGAGCTTGGTGGAGCCGAACCGGAGATCATCGAGCTGCTGGTGGAGTTCGTTTACACGGCTCG AATCTCAGTGAACAGTAATAATGTTCAGTCCCTGCTGAACGCCGCTAACCAGTACCAGATTGAACCGGTCAAGAAAATGTGTGTGGACTTCCTGAAGGAGCAGGTGGACCCCACCAACTGTCTGG GCATCAGTGCATTGGCCGAGtgtctgaactgtcctgagcTGAAGGTGGCAGCTGATGATTTCATCCACCAGCACTTCACAGACGTCTACAAGATGGATGAGTTTCTCCAGCTGGACGTGAAGCAGGTGACACACCTGCTCCAGCAGGACACGCTGACCGTCCGAGCAGAAGACCAG ATCTACGACGCCGCGGTGCGGTGGCTGAAGTACGACGTCTTGAATCGACAGCAGTACATGGTAGACATTCTGGGGAAGGTTCGATTCCCCCTCGTGTCCAAAAACTTCCTCAGTAAGACCGTTCAAGCCGAACCGCTGATCCAGGACAACCCCGAGTGCCTGAAAATGGTCATCT GTGGGATGCGTTATCATCTTCTGTCTCCAGAGGACCGTGAGGAGCTCGGTGAGAGCAGTCGACCGCGCCGCAAGAAACACGATTACCGCATCGCTCTGTTCGGAGGCTCACAGCCGCAGTCCTGCCGCTACTTCAACCCCAAG gaTTACAGTTGGACGGACATCCGCTGCCCCTTCGAGAAGCGACGGGACGCTGCGTGTGTGTTCTGGGACAATGTGGTTTATATCCTGGGCGGCTCCCAGCTCTTCCCCATCAAACGCATGGACTGCTATAATGTGGTGAAGGACAGCTGGTACTCCAAGCTCGGACCGCCGAACCCGCGGGACAGCCTGGCCGCCTGCGCCTCCAAAGGCAAGATCTACACCTCGGGAGGGTCAGAAGTGG GAAGTTCAGCTCTGAATCTGTTCGAGTGCTACGACACGCGTTCAGAGACGTGGCAGACGAAGCCCAACATGCTGATGCCGCGCTGCAGTCACGGCTCGGTGGAGGCCAGCGGCCTCATCTACGTCTGCGGAGGAAGTCTGGGAAACAACGTGTCCGGAAGAGTCCTCAACGACTGCGAGGTGTACGACCCCAACACTGAAGA GTGGAGGGCTCTCTGTGGGATGCGCGAGGCCCGTAAGAATCACGGTCTGGTTGTGGTGAACTCAAGAATATACGCCGTCGGCGGGCAGAACACACTCG GCGGTCTGGACTCGGTGGAGTATTATGAGATGGGCAGTAACGAGTGGAAGATGGCGTCTCCGATGCCGTGGCGCGGTGTGACGGTGAAGTGTGCAGCCGTGGGCTCCGTCATCTACGTTCTGGCCGGGTTTCAGGGGGTCGGGCGTCTGGGGCACATCATGGAGTATTACACAGAGACCGACAAATGGGTGGTTTCCAGTAAAGTCAGAGCATTTCCCGTCACCAGCTGCCTCATCTGTCTGGTGGACACCTGCGGCGCTAACGAAGAGGACATGAATTCAGCatcttcctcatcatcatcatcatccctgGTGGATGGAAGAATATAG